Proteins co-encoded in one Pseudomonas beijingensis genomic window:
- a CDS encoding DUF4198 domain-containing protein codes for MKHPKTFVLLGLLLATQASAHGLWTEQRRGNIEVIYGHGAEDNAFKAQKISGAWAYDLGGKMIPVTVERLPDHARLQPLKLPAVLAVALDNGMWSQTADKKWINEGRSKVPGAIESTQTFKYSLAIYEPGAKLPALAPIKFVILPEVDPLTVGPGQSLPVRVLLDGKPAAGVKLVGDYRSAPDTVSAETDAEGRAKVLVRNEGLNVIAAQMEIALKDNKDVATRGVFTSLTFLGEPHHE; via the coding sequence ATGAAACACCCCAAGACCTTCGTCCTGCTCGGCCTGCTCCTGGCCACACAAGCCTCGGCCCATGGCCTGTGGACCGAGCAGCGCCGCGGCAACATCGAAGTGATCTACGGCCACGGCGCCGAAGACAATGCCTTCAAAGCGCAGAAAATCAGCGGTGCCTGGGCCTATGACTTGGGCGGCAAGATGATTCCGGTCACCGTAGAGCGCCTACCGGACCACGCCCGTCTGCAACCGCTCAAGCTCCCGGCCGTGCTGGCGGTGGCGCTGGACAATGGCATGTGGTCCCAGACGGCGGACAAGAAATGGATCAACGAAGGCCGCAGCAAAGTGCCCGGGGCGATCGAGTCGACCCAAACGTTCAAGTACAGCCTGGCGATCTATGAGCCGGGGGCGAAACTGCCGGCGCTTGCACCGATCAAGTTCGTGATCCTGCCGGAAGTCGACCCGCTGACCGTAGGTCCGGGCCAGTCATTGCCGGTGCGGGTGCTGCTGGACGGCAAACCGGCGGCCGGTGTGAAACTGGTGGGCGACTACCGCAGCGCGCCGGACACCGTCTCGGCGGAAACCGACGCAGAAGGCCGGGCCAAGGTGCTGGTGCGCAACGAGGGCTTGAATGTGATCGCGGCGCAGATGGAAATTGCCCTCAAAGACAACAAGGACGTGGCCACCCGTGGTGTATTCACCTCGCTGACCTTCCTGGGCGAACCGCACCACGAGTAA
- a CDS encoding TonB-dependent siderophore receptor, with translation MSSLKRISVASLALGLLGDPAYAEEIQPLELDAISVTSEYESPTGPVTGYRATRSASATKTDTALRDIPQSISVIPASVLKDLGSTSVERALEYAGGVSKQNNFGGLTLYEYSVRGFTTSEFYKDGFSANRGYPSTPDAANIERIEVLKGPAASLYGRGDPGGTVNIVTKKPQPEAFTTLQTSAGSWDRYRTALDVNTPLDAEGQLLSRVNLAVEDNHSFRDHVDSKRVFVAPSISWQLNPDTRLLVESEIVRHSSTFDRGIVAPNNRWSGVSRSTFLGEPNDGDIDNHNNMLQAALEHQLNDTWQLRLASHYKQGELWGFASEARPLNPDGHTVNRRYRERDNNWHDSITQLELRGLFDLGPWQHELLIGSEYEDYRKNERVTTIGGSTYPIDIYQPIYGQPKPNGARTGTDFFEHVQSRALNLQDQIVFTDKLRGMLGVRYEHFEQSIDDHTRSKTSRQRHDTLTQRAGLLYQLTPEVGLFANASTSFKPNNGLDASGKTFDPEEGVGYEVGIKSEWFDDRLSTTLAAFHIEKENVLSPVAGTDFSRAIGKARSQGIDLQVTGQVTDAVRVIGAYAYIDAEVTQGDRDNPTGSRILGVAKHSGSLLGVYEFQDGHLRGSDVGAAFTYVGDRSGEAGKDFELPAYHTVDLLAHYKASDDVTVGLNLNNVFDEKYYERAYSNYWVTPGDPRNFTISLTLAL, from the coding sequence ATGTCATCCCTAAAACGGATTTCCGTTGCCAGTCTCGCCCTGGGCCTGCTCGGCGATCCCGCCTACGCCGAAGAAATCCAGCCCCTGGAACTGGACGCCATCAGCGTCACATCCGAGTACGAATCGCCCACTGGCCCCGTGACGGGCTATCGTGCCACCCGCTCTGCCAGTGCAACCAAAACCGACACGGCCCTGCGCGACATCCCGCAATCGATCAGTGTAATTCCCGCCAGCGTACTCAAGGACCTGGGCAGCACCAGCGTCGAGCGGGCATTGGAATATGCCGGCGGCGTGTCGAAGCAGAACAACTTCGGTGGCCTGACGCTTTACGAGTACAGCGTGCGCGGCTTTACGACGTCGGAGTTCTACAAGGACGGCTTCAGCGCCAATCGCGGTTATCCGAGCACGCCCGACGCGGCGAACATCGAACGCATCGAGGTGCTCAAGGGCCCGGCCGCCAGCCTGTATGGCCGGGGCGATCCCGGCGGTACGGTGAACATTGTCACCAAGAAACCCCAGCCTGAAGCCTTCACCACCCTGCAGACCAGCGCCGGCAGTTGGGACCGCTACCGCACCGCATTGGACGTCAACACGCCCCTGGACGCCGAAGGCCAGTTGCTGTCGCGGGTCAACCTGGCGGTCGAGGACAACCACAGCTTTCGCGATCACGTCGACAGCAAGCGCGTCTTCGTCGCGCCTTCCATCAGCTGGCAATTGAACCCCGACACGCGGTTGCTGGTGGAAAGCGAAATCGTGCGCCACAGCTCGACGTTCGACCGTGGCATCGTCGCCCCGAACAATCGCTGGAGCGGCGTTTCCCGCTCGACCTTTTTGGGCGAACCCAACGACGGCGACATCGACAATCACAACAACATGCTCCAGGCCGCCCTCGAACATCAGCTCAACGACACTTGGCAGTTGCGCCTGGCCAGCCACTACAAGCAGGGGGAACTCTGGGGTTTCGCCTCCGAAGCGCGTCCGCTGAACCCCGACGGCCACACGGTGAACCGCCGCTATCGCGAGCGCGACAACAATTGGCATGACAGCATCACCCAACTGGAATTGCGCGGCTTGTTCGACCTCGGCCCGTGGCAGCACGAACTGCTGATCGGCAGCGAATACGAGGACTACCGCAAGAACGAGCGCGTGACCACCATCGGTGGCAGCACCTACCCCATCGACATCTATCAGCCGATCTACGGCCAGCCGAAACCCAATGGTGCTCGGACCGGCACCGACTTCTTCGAACATGTGCAAAGCCGCGCGCTGAACCTGCAGGACCAGATCGTTTTCACCGACAAGCTGCGGGGCATGCTTGGCGTGCGTTATGAGCATTTCGAGCAGAGCATCGACGATCACACCCGCAGTAAAACCAGCCGCCAGCGCCACGACACCCTGACGCAACGGGCCGGCCTGCTGTATCAACTGACCCCCGAAGTCGGCCTGTTCGCCAACGCTTCCACCTCGTTCAAGCCCAACAATGGCCTGGATGCCAGCGGCAAGACGTTCGATCCCGAGGAAGGGGTCGGCTATGAAGTGGGGATCAAGAGCGAGTGGTTCGACGACCGCCTGAGCACCACCCTGGCGGCATTCCATATAGAGAAGGAAAACGTCCTGAGCCCGGTCGCCGGGACCGACTTCAGCCGCGCCATCGGCAAGGCCCGCAGCCAGGGCATCGACCTCCAGGTGACCGGGCAGGTGACCGACGCCGTGCGGGTGATCGGCGCCTATGCCTACATCGATGCCGAAGTGACCCAGGGTGACCGGGACAATCCCACCGGCAGCCGGATCCTCGGCGTTGCCAAACACAGCGGCAGCCTGCTGGGGGTCTACGAATTCCAGGATGGGCACCTGCGCGGTTCGGATGTCGGCGCGGCGTTCACGTACGTCGGCGATCGTTCGGGCGAAGCCGGCAAGGATTTCGAATTGCCGGCCTACCACACCGTGGATCTGCTGGCCCATTACAAGGCCAGCGATGACGTCACCGTGGGCCTGAACCTGAACAACGTCTTCGACGAAAAATACTACGAGCGCGCCTACAGCAACTACTGGGTCACCCCCGGCGATCCGCGCAACTTCACCATCAGTCTTACCCTCGCTCTGTAA
- the algW gene encoding Do family serine endopeptidase AlgW, with protein MLKALRFSGWPLLAGVLVALLIIQRYPEWVGLPSLDVNLQQAPQTKAVQQGPVSYADAVTTAAPAVVNLYTTKVINKPSHPLFEDPQFRRFFGDNSPKQKRMESSLGSGVIMSPEGYILTNNHVTSGADQIVVALKDGRETLARVIGSDPETDLAVLKIDLKNLPAITIGRSDSIRIGDVALAIGNPFGVGQTVTMGIISATGRNQLGLNNYEDFIQTDAAINPGNSGGALVDANGNLTGINTAIFSKSGGSQGIGFAIPVKLAMEVMKSIIEHGQVIRGWLGIEVQPLTQELAESFGLSGRPGIVVAGIFRDGPAQKAGLQLGDVILSIDGEPAGDGRRSMNQVARIKPTDKVTIQVMRNGKELKLTAEIGLRPPPAPVVLKEEQ; from the coding sequence ATGCTCAAGGCGCTGCGTTTTTCCGGCTGGCCGCTGTTGGCCGGCGTGCTTGTCGCTCTACTGATTATCCAGCGCTACCCGGAATGGGTCGGCCTGCCGAGCCTCGACGTCAACCTGCAGCAGGCGCCACAAACCAAGGCGGTGCAACAGGGGCCGGTGTCCTATGCCGACGCCGTGACCACCGCCGCGCCGGCGGTGGTGAACCTGTACACCACCAAGGTCATCAACAAACCCAGCCATCCGCTGTTCGAAGACCCGCAATTCCGGCGCTTCTTCGGCGACAACTCGCCCAAGCAGAAGCGCATGGAATCAAGCCTGGGATCGGGTGTGATCATGAGCCCGGAAGGCTACATCCTGACCAACAACCACGTCACCAGCGGTGCCGACCAGATCGTGGTGGCCCTCAAGGATGGCCGTGAAACCCTGGCCCGGGTGATCGGCAGCGACCCGGAAACCGACCTCGCGGTGCTGAAGATCGACCTCAAGAACCTGCCGGCCATCACCATCGGCCGCTCCGACAGCATCCGCATCGGCGACGTCGCCCTGGCCATCGGCAACCCGTTCGGCGTTGGCCAGACCGTGACCATGGGCATCATCAGCGCCACCGGGCGCAATCAATTAGGCCTGAACAACTACGAGGATTTCATCCAGACCGACGCCGCGATCAACCCCGGCAACTCCGGCGGCGCACTGGTGGATGCCAACGGCAACCTCACCGGGATCAACACGGCGATCTTCTCCAAGTCCGGCGGCAGCCAGGGCATCGGTTTCGCCATTCCGGTGAAGCTGGCGATGGAAGTGATGAAGTCGATCATCGAACACGGCCAGGTGATCCGTGGCTGGCTGGGGATTGAAGTCCAGCCGCTGACCCAGGAACTGGCGGAATCCTTCGGTTTGTCCGGGCGGCCCGGCATCGTGGTGGCGGGGATCTTCCGCGACGGTCCGGCGCAGAAGGCCGGTCTGCAACTGGGCGATGTGATCCTGAGCATCGATGGCGAACCGGCCGGCGATGGCCGCCGCTCGATGAACCAGGTGGCGCGGATCAAGCCCACCGACAAAGTGACGATCCAGGTCATGCGCAACGGCAAGGAGCTCAAGCTCACCGCTGAAATTGGCCTGCGCCCACCGCCGGCGCCGGTGGTGCTCAAAGAAGAGCAGTAA
- a CDS encoding Nif3-like dinuclear metal center hexameric protein, whose translation MAVALNTLVEEADRYLASSRIADYCPNGLQIEGAPQVMRIVSGVTASQALLDAAVEAEADLVLVHHGYFWKGENPCITGMKQRRLKTLLKHDISLLAYHLPLDLHPEVGNNVQLARQLDITVEGPLDPDNPKVVGLVGSLSEPMTARDFARKVQETLGREPLLIEGEQMIRRVGWCTGGGQGYIDQAVLAGVDLYLSGEASEQTFHSARENGISFIAAGHHATERYGVQALGEYLARRFALEHIFIDCPNPI comes from the coding sequence ATGGCCGTAGCCCTGAACACCCTGGTTGAAGAAGCGGACCGTTATCTGGCCAGCAGCCGAATTGCCGATTATTGCCCCAACGGCCTGCAGATCGAAGGCGCGCCCCAGGTGATGCGCATCGTCAGCGGCGTCACCGCCAGCCAGGCACTGCTCGATGCGGCTGTCGAGGCCGAGGCCGACCTGGTGCTGGTGCATCACGGTTATTTCTGGAAGGGCGAGAACCCTTGCATCACCGGCATGAAGCAGCGTCGCCTCAAGACATTGCTCAAGCATGACATCAGCCTGCTGGCTTACCACTTGCCCTTGGACCTGCACCCCGAGGTGGGCAACAACGTGCAACTGGCTCGCCAGTTGGACATCACCGTCGAGGGGCCGCTGGACCCGGATAACCCCAAGGTTGTCGGCCTGGTCGGCTCCCTGTCCGAACCGATGACGGCGCGGGACTTCGCGCGCAAGGTCCAGGAAACCCTGGGCCGCGAGCCCTTGCTGATCGAAGGCGAGCAGATGATCCGCCGGGTCGGCTGGTGCACCGGCGGCGGCCAGGGGTATATCGATCAGGCGGTACTGGCCGGTGTCGACCTGTACCTCAGCGGCGAAGCCTCGGAGCAGACGTTCCACAGCGCGCGGGAAAACGGCATCAGCTTCATCGCCGCCGGGCATCATGCGACTGAGCGCTACGGCGTGCAGGCGTTGGGTGAGTACCTGGCGCGACGCTTTGCCCTGGAGCACATCTTCATCGATTGCCCGAACCCCATCTGA